A section of the Spirosoma pollinicola genome encodes:
- a CDS encoding DPP IV N-terminal domain-containing protein: MQNIRYSIYLLISISFWLISICQNMANANGADSIRVTVTEGTNMAADLSPDKRQIVIDLQGTIWLVPATGGVARPITDNLGDCRQPSWSPDGKQIAFHSFWDGRYHIWSVDASGGKPKQLTSGIYDDREPHWSPDGKRLVFSSDRSGNYDIWQLNLSDGHLTQLTHDTGNDFNPAFSPDGRQVAFLSDRMNAPGVYTIGPDNTEKLITTVAGKLAGAAWQPDGSHLFYNVLNNSQSGLATVALADSKAQMLTEVSEDVFPFRASWFSADEYLYTANGQLKRRKIGSSTALTIPFQAIIALPRNTYKRKTYDFDTQKPQQVLGIKGTAISPDGKQIAFAALGDLWLLAKGTKTPERLTQAMSMEMEPDWSPDGTKLTYVSDRNGNMDVWIRDLKTGQDRILADMPDDLHYPTWAPDGSKIAFYQSDPRNAWGRSTLYVADVTYTADVTTPKTRKLHESLFVPSQASWAADGKTIAVSALHPYSSRYREGVSEVLLLSLDGKNDRYVSPAPAHSLATRGQNGPVWSPDGTKMAYVLDGLLWITDVKSDGTIVGTPRQLTTEQAETPTWTGDSKSLLFLATDVFKQVYLADGHVETHPMALSWKISQPTGTIVVHAGRLFDGKANTYRTNVDIILDGHRIKAILPHQAGRAGTLIDASTKTVIPGLFEMHTHQHSMVGEKIGRLWLSFGITSIREPGADPYDALERKEAWASGTRPGPRQFFTGGLTDGNRIYYGAATSINSDEQLDRELNRSVQLGYDMIKTYVRMPDAMQQRITTFAHAHGLPVSSHEIFPAMRYDVDAVEHIGGTSRRGYSPKITAMNKSYQDVIQLLAKSGMNITPTASLQGGFAVLTTKDPSLYENRQYKAFYSEDYTTALQVGSAQYAKISPGYLSNFGNLEKGVKALVDAGAHVTTGTDSPFVPYGMSLHTELQVFVDAGLTPYQALRSATLWAAETVGVSNDLGSIEPGKLADMVIVSGDPLTNIRDVLNVEQVIRNGEVISIDKLLTRP; this comes from the coding sequence ATGCAAAATATTCGCTATTCAATCTACTTACTCATAAGCATATCATTCTGGCTAATCTCTATTTGTCAAAATATGGCGAATGCGAATGGAGCTGACTCAATTCGTGTTACCGTAACCGAAGGGACCAATATGGCGGCCGACCTATCGCCCGATAAACGACAGATTGTCATTGACTTACAAGGTACTATCTGGCTTGTACCCGCAACAGGAGGAGTCGCCAGACCGATAACCGACAATCTGGGTGATTGCCGCCAGCCCAGTTGGTCGCCCGATGGTAAACAGATTGCGTTTCACTCATTTTGGGACGGCCGGTACCACATTTGGAGCGTAGACGCATCGGGCGGAAAGCCAAAGCAGTTGACTTCGGGCATTTATGACGACCGAGAACCACACTGGTCGCCCGATGGAAAACGACTTGTGTTTTCGTCTGACCGCAGCGGCAATTACGATATCTGGCAACTCAACCTGAGCGATGGTCACCTTACCCAGCTCACCCACGATACCGGTAACGATTTCAATCCGGCTTTCTCGCCCGATGGCAGACAAGTCGCGTTCCTCTCCGACCGGATGAATGCTCCCGGCGTGTACACGATAGGTCCGGACAATACCGAAAAACTGATAACGACGGTTGCCGGTAAACTCGCCGGAGCCGCCTGGCAACCCGATGGGTCTCACTTGTTTTACAATGTGTTGAACAACTCTCAGAGCGGTTTGGCAACTGTGGCGCTGGCAGACAGTAAAGCGCAAATGTTGACTGAGGTTAGCGAAGATGTTTTCCCGTTTCGGGCAAGCTGGTTTTCGGCCGATGAATACCTGTACACCGCAAACGGTCAGTTGAAACGGCGTAAAATCGGCAGTTCAACAGCCCTAACCATCCCGTTTCAGGCCATAATTGCCTTGCCCCGGAATACTTACAAACGCAAAACATATGACTTTGATACCCAGAAGCCACAACAGGTTCTGGGTATCAAAGGAACGGCTATTTCGCCCGACGGAAAACAGATCGCCTTCGCGGCTCTGGGCGATTTATGGCTTTTGGCTAAAGGCACAAAAACGCCCGAGCGCTTGACGCAGGCAATGAGTATGGAAATGGAACCTGACTGGTCGCCAGACGGTACGAAACTAACTTATGTGTCGGATCGAAACGGAAATATGGATGTCTGGATTCGCGATTTAAAAACCGGGCAGGATCGGATTCTGGCAGATATGCCCGACGACCTGCATTACCCAACCTGGGCACCCGATGGCAGCAAGATCGCCTTTTACCAGAGCGATCCCCGTAACGCCTGGGGCCGCAGTACGCTCTACGTAGCCGATGTTACGTACACAGCAGACGTGACCACGCCTAAAACCCGGAAACTACACGAATCATTATTCGTACCCAGTCAGGCCAGTTGGGCTGCCGATGGTAAAACAATTGCCGTGTCGGCACTTCACCCCTACTCATCGCGCTATCGCGAGGGCGTGAGCGAAGTACTGCTCCTTTCGCTCGATGGGAAAAACGACCGGTATGTTTCGCCCGCACCGGCACACAGTCTGGCCACGAGGGGACAGAACGGCCCGGTATGGTCGCCCGACGGCACCAAAATGGCCTATGTTCTCGACGGCTTATTATGGATTACAGACGTAAAATCAGATGGAACTATAGTTGGTACGCCCCGACAGTTAACAACCGAACAGGCCGAAACACCGACCTGGACAGGTGATTCCAAAAGTCTGTTGTTTCTGGCCACAGATGTTTTCAAACAGGTTTATCTGGCCGATGGCCACGTCGAAACCCATCCAATGGCTTTGTCCTGGAAAATAAGCCAGCCTACCGGAACTATTGTGGTTCATGCCGGTCGGTTGTTTGATGGCAAGGCGAATACGTATCGTACCAATGTTGACATTATACTTGATGGGCACCGGATCAAAGCTATTTTACCCCATCAGGCCGGTCGTGCGGGCACGCTCATCGACGCATCGACCAAGACCGTTATACCGGGTCTGTTCGAAATGCACACCCACCAGCACTCGATGGTTGGCGAAAAAATTGGTCGACTATGGTTGTCCTTTGGCATCACCTCCATTCGCGAACCCGGTGCCGACCCGTATGATGCCCTCGAACGAAAAGAAGCCTGGGCAAGCGGCACCCGGCCCGGTCCGCGCCAATTCTTTACGGGTGGCCTGACCGACGGAAACCGAATTTATTACGGAGCCGCCACCAGCATCAACTCCGACGAACAGCTCGACCGCGAACTCAACCGCTCCGTCCAGCTGGGTTACGACATGATCAAAACCTATGTCAGAATGCCGGATGCCATGCAGCAACGCATTACGACCTTCGCCCATGCGCATGGATTGCCGGTGTCCTCGCACGAGATTTTCCCGGCCATGCGCTACGATGTCGATGCCGTCGAGCATATAGGCGGCACGAGTCGGCGGGGGTATTCGCCCAAGATAACGGCCATGAACAAGAGCTATCAGGACGTGATTCAACTGCTGGCTAAGTCGGGCATGAACATTACTCCTACGGCTTCATTGCAGGGCGGCTTTGCGGTACTGACCACAAAAGACCCGAGTCTGTACGAAAATCGGCAGTATAAAGCCTTTTATTCCGAAGACTATACAACGGCCCTTCAGGTGGGCTCTGCCCAGTACGCCAAAATCAGTCCCGGCTACCTCAGCAATTTTGGGAATCTTGAGAAAGGGGTAAAAGCACTCGTTGATGCAGGTGCTCATGTTACGACGGGTACCGATAGCCCGTTTGTGCCCTACGGCATGAGCCTGCACACCGAATTGCAGGTCTTTGTCGATGCGGGTCTGACGCCGTATCAGGCATTACGGTCGGCAACATTATGGGCGGCAGAAACGGTTGGCGTCAGCAACGATTTAGGGTCGATAGAGCCGGGTAAACTTGCCGACATGGTGATCGTTTCTGGTGACCCGTTGACTAACATCCGCGATGTGCTCAACGTAGAGCAAGTTATCCGCAACGGCGAGGTGATTTCTATTGACAAATTGTTGACGCGCCCCTAG